The window TGTCTTTTCAATCGTTTTGTAGATATTTAGAGGTCCGGAAAGATCTTCAGCATCAAACCAGCCTCCAACAGTCATTACTGCATGGTTGATATTCTTCAGGTGAGGAAGCAGTCCTCTTTTTTGCCAGAATTCATCATAGTTGGTATGGTTCATAATTTCCGTCATAAAGAAATTATTTTTATAATATTTTTCATAGGCATCTTTCAGAGTTCCCATATCTCTGTAGAATTTTAAACCATCTTCGGAAGTTTGTTTAATGAATGAATCCATATACCAAGCCTTTTGCTCCGGTTTTGTCTTCTGAACTCCAAAAACAGGAAATGTTCTGAAATACCCTAACATAAATCTTCCGTTGTGAAGAAAATCATCGTTCCAGAAATCAGAGATCGGGGCTTGTGGTGAAGAAGCAACTAATGCCGGATGTTGTGCTAATGTTCCTACAGCAGTATAAAAACCAGGATAAGACGTTCCGAATTGTCCTACTTTACCATTGTTATCTTTAACGTTTTTTAAAAGCCAGTCGATCGTATCGTAGGTATCTGTACTTTCGTCAACATCTTTCTTGGTTTTACGCTCTACCTGTGGAGTCATATTGGTGAAGGTTCCTTCACTCATATATCTTCCGCGTACATCCTGATACACAAAAATGTATTTGTCTTTCATCAGATAAGCATTGGGACCCACTTTGGTTTTATATTCATTTTCACCATAAGGAGCGATGCTGTAGCAGGTCCTTTGCATCAGGAACGGATATTTGTTCTTGTTTGAAATATCCTTGGGGATATAAACAGCAGTGAAAAGTTTTACTCCGTCACGCATGGGAATATAAAATTCCTTCTTGGTAAAGTTATCTTTAACGAAATTGTCTTTTTGTTCTGTATTCTGAGCCTTTCCAAAAATGAAAAGAAGAATGAATACAACTGAAATAGGGGTCTTCATAAGTAAAATTTGTGGCTAATTTAGAAATAAAAATACTTTCCCAGCATTTTCTCAGATGAATCTTCTTTTAAAAGTGGATTTGTTTTGATTTTTTGCTTTGAATTATGGATTTTGTAATAAGAAGTTTTATGAACTTTTGTGACTATAAAAATGCAAAAAAAGCCAGGAAAATTCCCGGCTATTCATTAAAGTATATAAAAGTATGGTGTTTATTTCTTTTTCGGTTTTTTACCTGCAAACTTATTCAGCTTCATACTCAGAGAAAACATGATGTACCGTTTCAGGATCAGATCTTCACGGTCTTCAAAATAAGAATCTGTAATGGTTCTTTTTACACTTTGATTTTGATTCAGTACATCATAGACTTTTATTTTTGCGGTCAGTTGTTTATTGTAGAATGAATATCCAAGGCTGGCATTCCAGAAATAAAAATCCTTTTTAAATCCGGGAGCAATATTGGAGTTTGTATTGTAGGAGAGATCATTGCCAATGAAAAAGTCTTTTGGAACAAATAATTGGTTAGTTCAACCTTAAGGGATTGGCTGGTGGTGTTCACTTTGTTTACATTATAGTTGGTATAATCTGAAAAACTATAACCAAGGCTGTAGGATGGCTTTATCGTAAATATATCTTTGATTTCATAATTCAGATTAAGGCCCGGGTTGAAATTATATGCTCTGCTTGTAAATGCTTCACCATTGATAAATCCATTATTATAATTGTAATTCATGCTGAACCTTGGAGCAATCCTAAGTTTATGCTCATTCCATTTGAATGTTTTGGTGAGTCCCATACTGAAGCTGAAGTTTTTATTACCACTGATATTGCTGTAGGTGATAATCTGCTTTCCGGAATTATCATATTTGGAATAATTGATAACATCGTTGTTTCTGTAAGTAAACCCTGCCATAATATGGTAGTTTAAATTCTTGACCATATTGTAACTGTTGAAAGATACGCTTGTTTCGTTGGTCCAGGTATTTTTAAGGTCAGGATTTCCGGTGTTGGTAATTAAAGGATTAGATTCATCCTTATAGGGAATCAGCTTTCCGGCATCAGGAATTGTGAAACTGGAAGAGTTGGATATAATTAATGATTGGCGATCTGTAAAAGAATATCGGAAATTGGTTGAATATTTGGGTAAGACAAAACTTTTCTGAAGATTATACAGTTGTCCGTTAAAAACCGAATTGACATCCATCTCTGAAATATCAACATTTACCGTAGCCCAGAGACCGAATTTCTTTTTATAAAGATAGTAAGACAATTCAGGAGTAAATTGATTGATCTTTTGATCCATACTATTAGAAAGACGGGTATTGTACTGAGAATACTGCCCTGTAGATGGATCAAAATCATTAAAATCTCTTATATCTCGGGTTAATTTTGAGTTGTATTGCAGGCCGATACCTATGGTGGCAGAATCTGAGATAGGCTCCGTATATTTGGCCATAAAACTATAATTATTATCCTGAGAACGGGTTTTTTGTAACTGATTACGGTTATCAGTAGTCATCCCGGAATCCTTATAAAAGGTATTCAGTGACTGATTGATATTATCATTATTAGATTCTGTAATAGAGGTATTTATCATGGCCATCATTGACCTGTTTCTTTTCTTAAAGTTTTTGAAAAAATTAATATTGGGGCTGAAAGTATTGCTCTCTCCTTTGGTTTGAGTACTATTTTTACTTTCATTTAAAAGTTTTTCATCCTTTAAGGTTGATGATATGGATTGTCCTGAGCTGAAAGTTTCTGCTTTTGAAAATGAAGGCGCGATGTAAATATTAGTCAATGAATCCAGCTTTATTCCCACAGAACTGTTGAAATTGTATTGCCTGGATTCATTCTCATTGCTGCTTTCAGAATCCGTTTTAAGGGTAGAATCCGGAAGGAGTGTTGTCTTTGAAGCTTTGGACCGGGTTTCAGTATTAGAGTCTGTATATTGCAGGCTGAGGTTGTCAAGATTGGCATCTTTCCCAAGTTTGTCATTGTAATTCAATCCAAAACTATTGAATTTTTTGAATTCCGCCTCCCTGCTGGCCACTTCCACGCCCCATTGTATCAAAGATCTGATCTCCTGAGCTGCTTTTTGAATTGATATTATTGGCAGATGCTAGGACACTGATTTTGGTATCTCCTTTAAAGTAATTTAAAAATACATTTCCTTCATACCGCTTATCAGAACCATATCCGGCCAGTATTTTTGACATAAGACCCTTGTTTTTCTTTTCATCAATATTGAAATTAATGGTAGTATTCTGAGATTTCGGAGCTCTTTTGGTGAATTCTTCTTCTTTAGTTTTGGTAGTGGTAAATTGAATATTTTTAATGATGTCTGCAGGAAGATTTTGTAGGGCAGTCTTTCCATCCTTGTCAAAAAAAGGTTTTCCGTTGACCATAATCTGGTCTACAGCTTTTCCGTTGACTGTAATTTTTCCATCATTCCCAATTTCTACTCCCGGAATCTGTTTCAAAAGTTCATCAATTTGACTGTCTGGCGGAACTTTAAGAGCAGAAGCATTGAATTCTATAGTGTCATTCTTTACTTTCACCGGAGAAACCGTAATCTTCACCTCATCAAGAGCAATGATTTTCTTTTTTTCAAGTTCTATATTACCCAGAGATAATGACTGCTGAATACTCTCAAGCGTTTTTGAATACGATAGTTTTTCAGTGTCAATTTTTAAGAAGGAAGGTTCTTTTATCTCATCGGTCTGCAACGAAAATTTACCTTCCTTATTAGTTGCTGTATAATTGATAATGGTGGAGTCTTTAGCCTTTAGCAGATATATGGTGGCATTTTCTACAGGTTTTTTTTCCGGATCGGTTACTTTTCCATCAATATATAGCCTTTGAGCGTATATAATTAAAAAATTACATACCAAAAACACGAATAATAAGATTTTCTTCATTGAGCTTTCCAAAGCGTAAAAATAAAAAAACATCCCAATATAGGGATGTTCCTTTTGAATATTTCAAAAAATATTTTTATGCTCTTAAATATCTTGAATAAGCATATCCTTCCTGACCGTCAGCAGTTTTCACTTTCCACCAGTCATCAGAAGTCTGCTCAATTAAAGTTACAGCAGAACCTTTTGCCGCTTTTCCTACTACAGCAGCTTCAGTAGAAGGCTCTTGTCTGATGTTCAGATTAGATTCATCTGTAGCTACAGTAAGAGAAGCACCTGAAGCAAGACCTGCAACCTGTACATCGATATTGATATCTGAAGCAGAATAAGTAGAATCAATAGCACCTAAAGCATTCCAAACTGCATCTTTTGCAGCTGTATTGGAAGCATCTCCGGAAACATATAAAATTCCGTCTTGTTCCTGAACCTGTAAGTTTGAAATCCCAGCAGATTGAGCTGCTGAAACTACGCTTGAATATTTATCTTGTAATGTACTCATCTTAATTTAATTATTTTACTGTGTAGTTAAATTTAACTTTACCAACTTTTAAAGCGTCAACAGACTGTTTAATTTTTTTAGCTTGTTCCTTAGAAACGTTTCCTGTAAGGGTAAGCTCATCATTGATAACTTCTACTTTTACGGTAGGGAAGTCTTTTACTGCATCCTGAACTTTTTTCTGAACAGCAGGATCTACAGCAGATTTAGTTTCAACTGGTGCTGGAGCCGGAGTAACCTCTACTTTAGACATATCCATTACGTCTTTTACTCCTTTAATTGACTTTAATTGAGCAATCATAGCATCCTTAGAAGCTTGATCCGCGAAAGTTCCGCTTAAGTGAGCTACACCTTCTTTTACTTCAACAGAAGCATTGGGATTAGAAGTTACTACAGTTGTAGCCTGAGTCTGAAGATCGGCATCAGAAACTTTTTTCTTGCAAGAAACTGCCCCGAAAGATACAGCTACAGCTAATGCAGCCATTGCGATAGTTTTTTTCATATTGTATATTTATTAATGTTGTTATACAATCAAATGTAATAATAAAATTTGTACCAAAAGAATAAAAATTCAATAAATGTTTCTTAATTTTTTTACAATATTTTCTGAACCAGCGATTTAATTTTTATGTTTCAAAAACTTATTGTGGCCTTAGCATGATGAGAATAAAATATTCTGCCAATTCAAAAACCATTATATTTGCGCAAATTGAACTATATATATGAAAGGACAGAATAAACTTTTTATAGCAATTATCATCGCACTTATCCTGGGAGTAGGAATTGGAGGAATTGTACATGTGCAATATCCGGAAAGTGCAGAACCTTTTTCAAAGAATATAAAACTATTGGGAACGGTTTTCATCAGGTTGGTACAGATGATTATTGCGCCTTTGGTATTTACTACACTGGTGGTAGGAATTGCTAAAATGAGTGACATCAAAATGATCGGAAGAGTAGGAACAAAAGCAATGCTTTGGTTTATTTCCGCTTCTTTGATTTCCCTTTTTATCGGGTTGATACTTGTTAACTGGCTGGAGCCGGGACATGTAACCAAATTACCCGTTCAGGACGTTGCTTCAGCGGAAGATCTTTTGAAAAGCAGTAAAAGTTTTTCATTAGAAGACTTTGTAAAGCATATGATTCCTAAAAGTTTATTTGAAGCCTTTGCAACCAACGAAGTATTGCAGATTGTAGTATTTGCGATTATGTTCGGAGTTGCTTTAGCTAATTTAGGAGAAGAATATTCTAAACCGGTAGTAAAACTTTTTGATATTATTGCTCATGGTATCCTTAAAATGGTAGGATATATCATGTGGTTTGCTCCTCTTGGAGTATTGGGAGCCATTGCGGCTGTGGTAGCCACCAATGGTTTTGAGATCTTTAAGGTATATGCCATCTATTTGAGAGACTTCTTCTTTGCATTGGGTGTACTTTGGCTGGTTCTTTTATTGGTAGGATATTTTATCTTAGGGAACAGACTGTTTGATTTATTAAAAAGAATTAAAGAGCCATTACTCATTGCATTCTCTACGACCAGTTCAGAAGCCGTATTTCCAAAATTGGTAGAAGAACTTGAAAAATTCGGATGTAACAGCAGAGTAGTCTCTTTCATTCTTCCTTTAGGATATTCCTTTAACCTGGATGGGAGTATGATGTATATGACATTTGCTTCTATCTTCATTGCACAGATTTATGGAGTAGAAATGACAATCGGTCAACAGATCACCATGCTTTTAGTATTGATGCTTACTTCCAAAGGGATTGCAGGAGTTCCGAGAGCATCTTTGGTGATCATTGTAGCAACCTGTTCAATGTTCGGAATTCCACCAGAAGGAATTGCATTAATCTTACCAATTGACCACTTCTGTGATATGGGAAGAAGTATGACTAACGTATTAGGAAATACCCTGGCAACTTCCGCAGTCTCGAAATGGGAAGGGCAGTTAACCGAACCTTTAGACAAAATTTAAATAATGAGTTTAAACAGCTTATCAACTTATAAAAGCCATATTGAGAAATATGGCTTTTCAGTTATTAATGAAGTGTTTTCTAAGGCAGAGGTTACTCAGATTATCCATGTTCTGGACAACATAGATACATCAAAAGAGAATTTCAGGAAATCAGAAGACCTGTTTGCTATCAGACAGTTTTTGAAGGAAGTCCCGGAAGTTAAAGACCTTATCTTTAATGAAAATGTCAAGAAAATCATCAATGAAATCTTTGGTGATCGGTATTTTGTAGTAAAAAGTATCTATTTTGATAAACCGGAAGCCTCCAATTGGTATGTTGCTTATCATCAGGATCTGACTATTTCGGTTGATAAAAAGCTGGAGTTATCTGGTTTTGGTCCCTGGACTACAAAACAGAATCAGTTTGCGGTACAGCCGCCATTGAATATTTTAGAGAATATTTATACCATAAGAATTCATCTGGATGATACGGATGAGAATAACGGAGCGTTGAAAATTGTTCCGGAATCTCATTCTAAAGGAATTTACAGGCCGGAAACAATCGACTGGAATGTGGAAACCGAAGAAATCTGTAAGGTAGAAAAAGGTGGAGTGATGCTCATGAAACCTCTTACACTTCATGGGTCTAACAGAACTACCAATGGAAAGAAAAGAAGAGTCATTCACATAGAATTTTCAGATATGGAGCTTCCTGAAGTGCTGCAATGGGCAGAAAGAATGAATTGATAAAAAATAAAGCCTTTCGAAATTTTCGAAGGGCTTTATTTTTGAGTTGAAATGCTGAAATGAACTATTTGGAATGAATCCTCATCTCCAATTATTCTTACTATTTTACAGAGACTTCATCAATAAAAATATACGTTTCACCACCGGTTTTCTGATGCCAGCCAGGAATTTTTCCAGGATAATAAGCTTTTACTTTAAGATATCTAGCTTCGGTAGGAAGAATTTCAGTGGCAAAATCCTTGATCTGCACCTTTTCGTCTTTAGGATCAATATCATTGTTGATAGTATCCAGAAGAATAAAATCTTTTGCATTCATAGAGGCATAATATTCCACTTTTTTAGGCATTAAGATGTGGGCTTTATGGTCCTGAAGATAAGTAGAGGAAATCTGGGTGATTTGCAGAGGAGATTGAAAATCGATTAGAGCTTCAAAATTCTGCCCCAAATAACCTTGCCAGTCTCCTTTTCTCCAATTTATATCACCTTTGATCCCATCAATTAATGCGATTTTTCCGGTAGCTGTATATTGAGGATCAGCTTTTGAGAGGGTAGTGACTGCCCAATAATTAGGCCTTCTGTTAAAATTAGCTGTTGTTACTGAGCTCTTTTCTCTTTTTCTTTCTATATAGGCCTGAATCTGCGTTGTTCTGCTGATAGTAAAAGGTTTTTTGTAGGCTGTGAACTTCTTTTTTTTGTTCATATCACTGGCATCCAAAGTCATATAATAGATTTTATCATCAGGATTCTGCGAAATAATCTCAACCTTGGTGGAAAAATCAAAGATTCTGTCCGCTTTAACGGCCGGAGCGGCAATGACCTGCTGAAAAGTAGTTGTAGGATCGTTGGTTTCCATCTTTGGATCCACATGCTGAGAATGATTTTGAGCATCTATAATCTGGGTCAATAATAAAGACAATGCAAACAGTCCTTTTTTCATATTCTGATATTAAAACGGATATAAATCAAGTACAGTACCAAATATGAGAAGAGGGCGGGAAATTGTGAACGTATGGGCTGGAAGATGGGAGAGGGATGCTGAAGGTGCTGTTAGGAGATGTATAACTTTCAGTTTATTGATTGTAATTAATTCATAAGTTTAGAAAGAGGTTTGGGCTGGAAGTGGGAAGCAGTAGGTGCTGCAAGGTTAGGAGTAACTTGTTGTCTATTGATTGTAGTGAATGGATAAGTTTAGAAAATCTTATTAAAATGCCATTTGTAGCCGGGCTTCAATAACTTCCCTATTCCCACTTCCAGCCTCCTTTCCCCTTAACATGTAATAAAACTCAATATCTGGTTGTCTTATATAAAACCATGATTATCAAACCATATGAAGAAGATACTAGTTTCAGCCATTATTTTATTACCAACCGCTTTTTTTTCTCAAATCATAACAGGAAAGATCACTCATTCTGGAAAAGCGGGTTCCTATGTGGAAATTATAGCTGTAAAGGATCAGAAAAAGCAGACTGCCATTTCTGATGAAAAAGGAAATTATTCATTGAAGCTTTCTGAAGAGGGGAATTATACTATAAAACTGATTCAGGACGGAATGGAAGTTTCCCATACAGATATTACGGTGAATGGGAATGTAAAGCAGGACTTTTTCATTGAAGAAAAAAAGGAAAAGCAGATTGAAGGGGTAACACTTACTGCTAAAAAAACTGATTGAAAGAAAAGCCGACAGATTGGTTTTTAATGTAGCCAATTCTGTTGCTTCCCAGGGAATGGATGGAGCAGATGCATTGGCTGCAACACCTTTAGTGAAAGTTGATGAGAATGCAGGCGTTTCTATTGCAGGGAAAAGCGGCGTTGCCATTATGATCAATGAACGAATTCTAAACTTATCTTCAGCCGAACTTGTAACCTATCTTAAAAGTCTCAGATCAGAAAATATAGAGAAAATTGAAGTGATCACTACGCCGCCTGCTAAATATGAAGCTCAGGGAAATAGTGGTCTCATCAATATCGTTCTGAAGAAAAATCAGAATCTGGGCTGGAATGGAAGCTTTACAACAGGTTTTCAGCAGCAGACCTACTCTGGATTTTCAAACAGTGCAACCCTCAATTATCAGAATGAAAAACTGCGTTCTTCACTGAAATTAAGACAAAGTAAATATCAAAAACATTCTTTTGAAAATTATAGAATAACAGGAACAGAAGGACTTAAAAGTCACGATGACAGAACGGATTTTGGAGATGGACTTGGTGCTAATCTTAGTATTGACTATCAGCTAAACGGGAAATCTAACATCGGGTTTATCTACGATTATGGAAGGGGGCATTCTAATATGGATATTGAGAATACTTCAGATTATTTTCAGAATGATAATTATACCAATACATTATCTACTTATGCAGAACACAGAGGGAGATCTACACAGCAGACAATAAGTGCTTACTATGATGTGAAGTTTGGAAAGCAGGATAATAAATTAAGTATTACCGGAAATTATTTTTCTAACCTTCCCAAAACTACCATAGATTTTACAACTAAAGAAAGTTCTGGAAATCAATTTGTTGTGAAATCACCATCGGTGGTAGATTATAAAATTTACTCGGGGCAGGCAGACCTTATTCTGCCTTATCAGTTTGCCAAGACAGAGGCAGGGATTAAGTTTACCAATTTTGATAATAATTCGAGCATCTTTTATCAAAATCTGGATAACGGAAATTATATAACAGATGTTTTGAAGAGTAATGAGTTTGAGTACAATGAGAAAAACTATGCTGCTTATTTCAGTCTTGAGAAATCTTTTAATGAAAAGTGGTCAGCAAAAGCCGGACTTCGATACGAATATTCTGTGGTCAACGGAAATTCGCTGACTTCCGGTCAGCAGTCGGAAAGTTCTTATGGCAAGTTTTTTCCTACTGCTTATGTGAGTTATAAGAGTGATGAAAATAATACGTTCAGTCTTAATTATTCTAAAAGGATCAACAGGCCGGGATTTCGTGCGATCAATCCATATCGCTGGTACATCAATGTAAACTCATATTTTACCGGAAATCCTTTTTTACAGCCTTCTATTAATCATAATTTTGAATTTTCCCATGTCTATAAAGGGAAATTATCAACCACCCTTTATTTTCAGAGAACGTTGGATGGGTTTGGTCAATTGGCCAGTTTATCGGGGGAGAGCAGAACAAGTACATTTTTCAATTTTTATAATCAGAATAGCTTAGGTGCTACCCTTAATTATTCAGATACATTTTTCAAACGTTGGGAAACCAATTATTCTGCTGATGTATCTTATACAGATATGACTGTTTTTACTACCGATGCTTCTTCTAAAAAGGGATATAGCTATGATTTTGATTTTCAGAATAATCTTTCACTGAATAATGGGAAAACCATTCAGTTAATTTTAAATTATTGGCTTCGTCTTCCTTCTAATTCGGGAAATCTGCGATGGGATTTTGTAGGGAATTTAACTACAGGGGTAAAAATGAATCTTATGGATAAAAAATTACAAATTAATGTAATCGTTTCAGATATTTTTAAGCAATCGAGAAGTAAAGGAGAGATTTTTTATACGACAGGATCTCATTATTTCAATAATTATTACGATGCCAGAAGGCTTACAGTATCGGCCACTTATACTTTCGGAAATAAGAAAGTAAAAGGAACGAACCGTAATGTAAACTTTGATGAAAAAAATAGAGCGAATTAAGGATGTATGGAAGCTGGAAGAGGGAAGCTGGAGGTACTTTTCCTCTTATAATAACTAATAGATCTTTTATTGAAAGGCTGATATGTCAGTTAAATAAAACTTCAACTTCTATAGCTTCCAGCCTCCTGCTTTCAGCTTCCTTACTACTAAACCTCGCCTTCAAACAAGTTATTAAGATATTCCAACTTATGACTTTCATGCCTTGCAGTTCCCAGGTATTTTTTCCATGCCTGGGACTCATGGTAAACAATGCCCATTTCCCAGACACAGTAAGTCGGGAGGTGGGTTTTATTTCTATCCCATATTTCAAATTTTCCACTTCCGTCATAGTATACGCTTTCCCATAATTCGTTTTCACTTCGCCATGTACATACCAAAAGAAGATAATTTTCTCCACATCGGTGCATGATCACAAATCCAAGATCTTCGATATTTTGAAAGTTTTCACCAGCATTTTCAATACATGTTCTGGCATTCTGAATATCCTGTAAAGAAACCTCAGCAGGATCTTTAGCCAGATCATACCATTTGAATCTTGTTTTTCCTATAGTGAATATTTCTTTAGGTAATGCATATTTAGATGGGTAAACAATAGTTTCCATAGATATTGTTTTGATGGCGGATGGTTCCTCATGATGAAAAAACAGGATAAACAAAATTTTTAACGATCTGATTTATCACCTGATATTATAGATTTTATTGATTCTAAATTACCGAAAAAAAACGTAAATTTGTAAACAATTTATATTTATATGTTGACGAAAGAAAAGGTTCAGGAATTCCTTAAAGAAATAGAAGTAGATGATTTGGTGAATAATCTTCAGATTATGGGTAATGATGTTTATATTGACATGACGGCTCATTCACCAGCAATGCATGAAAAGAAAAAGCTGGAAGCAGCTATGAAGCAGGCTTTTGCCAGTGAGTTTGGAGAAGACATTCATTTAAAACTTAAAATTGTTTCTCCGGAACCTAGTGAAATTCAGCAAAGTCAGATCAAAGGAAAACAAATCCCTGGGATTCAAAATATTATCGCTATTGCTTCCGGTAAAGGAGGAGTAGGAAAGTCTACAGTTTCTGCAAATATGGCAGTTACTTTAGCAAAAATGGGTTTTAAAGTAGGATTATTGGATGCTGATATCTACGGACCATCAGTTCCTACCATGTTCGATACAGAAGGGGCAAAACCAATCTCTGTAGAAGTGGATGGAAAAAACATGATGAAACCTATCGAAAATTATGGAGTGAAAATGCTTTCTATTGGATATTTCTCCGGAGCTAACCAGGCGGTAGTTTGGAGAGGGCCAATGGCTTCAAAAGCATTAAACCAAATGATCAGAGATGCTGCATGGGGTGAATTGGATTTCTTATTAATTGACCTTCCTCCGGGAACAGGTGATATTCACTTATCAATCATTCAGGAAGTGCCTGTAACAGGAGCTGTGATTGTAAGTACACCTCAGCATGTTGCTTTGGCAGACGTAAGAAAAGGGATTGCCATGTTCCAGATGGAAAGCATCAATATTCCGGTTCTTGGATTAATCGAAAATATGGCGTATTTTACACCAGAAGAACTTCCTGAAAATAAATATTATATCTTTGGAAACCAGGGAGCACAATATTTGGCAGAAGATCTTGGAATTCCGGTATTAGGAGAGATTCCATTGATCCAAAGCATCAGAGAAGCAGGAGATGTAGGAAGACCGGCTGCTCTTCAGGAAGACTCTAAAATTGCAGAGATTTATACTGAAACGGCAAGAAAAATGGTAGAAAGTTTGGTAGAAAGAAACAAAAATCTTCCACCAACTGAAGCTGTGAAGATCTCCACTATGGCAGGTTGCTCGCCAAAAGCAAAATAATAATAAATTTCAATTACATTTGAAAAAACCGAATTGAACTGAAAAAATATGGAAACAAACATAACGCACGAAGATACAGTAACAAGAGTAATGGAAGCTCTGGAAAGCATCAGACCGTTTTTAAATAAAGACGGTGGTGACATTGAGCTTATTGACGTGAAGGATAATCAGGTTTTTGTAAAACTTCTTGGTAACTGTTCCGGATGCTCGTTGAACTTTTCAACCTTAAAATTAGGGGTGGAAAACACAATCAAGCAACATGCACCGGAAATTGAGAAAGTAGTAAACGTAGAGTAAGACTATATCTGAGATATTAAAAAGACAGGCTTTTTTGTAAGGCCTGTCTTTTTGTTGTTAAAATATTTTATATTTATTCCAATAGAACTTTTACTCTACGCTCTTCAAAGATTTCAAGAATAATTTCAAAATCTCTTTTTAAAAGCTTTCTGCTTCTATCATGATTTTTCCAATTGACTTCAGCCATTGATTGAACTCCAAAGCCTCCGTAGAAAAAGTCTATTAATGCATTGAAATTTCTGCCAAAATATCCGCCGGGGCCATTGACAGCTTCTCCGATTGCACAATAGAATTCATTTATATTATCAAATAAATTTCCATCAAGTTCTATTTTTACATTGGGATGATCTATTTCTGGTGTTTGAATATGAAATGCAAAGCCAAGCCAGCCCTGCAATTCTTTTTATTAAATTTTTTCCATAAATTTTTTTCAACAATTTCATTATTGATATACATTTTCAACGCTTTCTGATAGCCAAAAGATTCATTCCATACTACAC of the Chryseobacterium capnotolerans genome contains:
- a CDS encoding barstar family protein; protein product: MQGWLGFAFHIQTPEIDHPNVKIELDGNLFDNINEFYCAIGEAVNGPGGYFGRNFNALIDFFYGGFGVQSMAEVNWKNHDRSRKLLKRDFEIILEIFEERRVKVLLE
- a CDS encoding TonB-dependent receptor domain-containing protein, giving the protein MVFNVANSVASQGMDGADALAATPLVKVDENAGVSIAGKSGVAIMINERILNLSSAELVTYLKSLRSENIEKIEVITTPPAKYEAQGNSGLINIVLKKNQNLGWNGSFTTGFQQQTYSGFSNSATLNYQNEKLRSSLKLRQSKYQKHSFENYRITGTEGLKSHDDRTDFGDGLGANLSIDYQLNGKSNIGFIYDYGRGHSNMDIENTSDYFQNDNYTNTLSTYAEHRGRSTQQTISAYYDVKFGKQDNKLSITGNYFSNLPKTTIDFTTKESSGNQFVVKSPSVVDYKIYSGQADLILPYQFAKTEAGIKFTNFDNNSSIFYQNLDNGNYITDVLKSNEFEYNEKNYAAYFSLEKSFNEKWSAKAGLRYEYSVVNGNSLTSGQQSESSYGKFFPTAYVSYKSDENNTFSLNYSKRINRPGFRAINPYRWYINVNSYFTGNPFLQPSINHNFEFSHVYKGKLSTTLYFQRTLDGFGQLASLSGESRTSTFFNFYNQNSLGATLNYSDTFFKRWETNYSADVSYTDMTVFTTDASSKKGYSYDFDFQNNLSLNNGKTIQLILNYWLRLPSNSGNLRWDFVGNLTTGVKMNLMDKKLQINVIVSDIFKQSRSKGEIFYTTGSHYFNNYYDARRLTVSATYTFGNKKVKGTNRNVNFDEKNRAN
- a CDS encoding NifU family protein; its protein translation is METNITHEDTVTRVMEALESIRPFLNKDGGDIELIDVKDNQVFVKLLGNCSGCSLNFSTLKLGVENTIKQHAPEIEKVVNVE
- a CDS encoding chitobiase/beta-hexosaminidase C-terminal domain-containing protein; translated protein: MKKGLFALSLLLTQIIDAQNHSQHVDPKMETNDPTTTFQQVIAAPAVKADRIFDFSTKVEIISQNPDDKIYYMTLDASDMNKKKKFTAYKKPFTISRTTQIQAYIERKREKSSVTTANFNRRPNYWAVTTLSKADPQYTATGKIALIDGIKGDINWRKGDWQGYLGQNFEALIDFQSPLQITQISSTYLQDHKAHILMPKKVEYYASMNAKDFILLDTINNDIDPKDEKVQIKDFATEILPTEARYLKVKAYYPGKIPGWHQKTGGETYIFIDEVSVK
- a CDS encoding phytanoyl-CoA dioxygenase family protein, giving the protein MSLNSLSTYKSHIEKYGFSVINEVFSKAEVTQIIHVLDNIDTSKENFRKSEDLFAIRQFLKEVPEVKDLIFNENVKKIINEIFGDRYFVVKSIYFDKPEASNWYVAYHQDLTISVDKKLELSGFGPWTTKQNQFAVQPPLNILENIYTIRIHLDDTDENNGALKIVPESHSKGIYRPETIDWNVETEEICKVEKGGVMLMKPLTLHGSNRTTNGKKRRVIHIEFSDMELPEVLQWAERMN
- a CDS encoding Mrp/NBP35 family ATP-binding protein; translated protein: MLTKEKVQEFLKEIEVDDLVNNLQIMGNDVYIDMTAHSPAMHEKKKLEAAMKQAFASEFGEDIHLKLKIVSPEPSEIQQSQIKGKQIPGIQNIIAIASGKGGVGKSTVSANMAVTLAKMGFKVGLLDADIYGPSVPTMFDTEGAKPISVEVDGKNMMKPIENYGVKMLSIGYFSGANQAVVWRGPMASKALNQMIRDAAWGELDFLLIDLPPGTGDIHLSIIQEVPVTGAVIVSTPQHVALADVRKGIAMFQMESINIPVLGLIENMAYFTPEELPENKYYIFGNQGAQYLAEDLGIPVLGEIPLIQSIREAGDVGRPAALQEDSKIAEIYTETARKMVESLVERNKNLPPTEAVKISTMAGCSPKAK
- a CDS encoding carboxypeptidase-like regulatory domain-containing protein, coding for MKKILVSAIILLPTAFFSQIITGKITHSGKAGSYVEIIAVKDQKKQTAISDEKGNYSLKLSEEGNYTIKLIQDGMEVSHTDITVNGNVKQDFFIEEKKEKQIEGVTLTAKKTD